In the genome of Bradyrhizobium arachidis, one region contains:
- a CDS encoding winged helix-turn-helix transcriptional regulator, translated as MDFETGMENLTSVCDGDCDCSPDPTLLADFKRAIHALGGKWKLEILFALMNGAVRFGVLRRSIGGITQHMLTTQLRELEQDGLVTRTVFAEKPLRVEYELTDAAYGLLPAFKEMLSWSRLYGDARLAASRQA; from the coding sequence ATGGATTTCGAGACCGGTATGGAAAACCTGACCAGCGTTTGCGATGGCGACTGCGATTGCAGCCCGGACCCTACCCTGCTCGCCGACTTCAAGCGGGCCATCCATGCCCTCGGCGGCAAGTGGAAGCTGGAGATCCTGTTCGCGCTGATGAACGGTGCGGTTCGTTTCGGCGTGTTGCGGCGATCGATCGGCGGCATCACCCAGCACATGCTGACGACGCAACTGCGCGAGCTCGAGCAGGATGGCCTCGTAACGCGAACCGTGTTCGCGGAAAAACCCTTAAGGGTCGAGTACGAGCTGACGGATGCGGCTTACGGCCTGTTGCCGGCGTTTAAGGAAATGTTGAGCTGGTCCAGGCTCTATGGCGATGCGCGCCTTGCGGCGTCGCGACAGGCCTGA
- the dksA gene encoding RNA polymerase-binding protein DksA, with the protein MNDRQKEYFRLKLLAWKDEILKESKLTLQALQEENVNHPDLADRASSETDRAIELRARDRQRKLIAKIDAALQRIEDNTYGYCEDTGEPISLKRLEARPIATLSVEAQERHEKREKVYRDE; encoded by the coding sequence ATGAACGACCGGCAGAAGGAGTACTTCCGTTTGAAGCTCCTCGCCTGGAAGGATGAGATCCTCAAAGAGTCCAAGCTCACCCTGCAAGCGTTGCAGGAGGAGAACGTCAACCACCCCGATCTTGCCGATCGGGCATCGTCCGAAACCGACCGCGCCATCGAACTCCGCGCCCGCGACCGCCAGCGCAAGTTGATCGCCAAGATCGACGCCGCGCTCCAGCGTATCGAGGACAACACCTACGGCTATTGCGAGGACACCGGCGAGCCGATCTCTTTGAAGCGGCTCGAAGCCCGACCCATCGCGACGCTCTCGGTGGAAGCGCAGGAGCGCCACGAGAAACGCGAGAAGGTCTATCGCGACGAATAG